The following are from one region of the Etheostoma spectabile isolate EspeVRDwgs_2016 chromosome 2, UIUC_Espe_1.0, whole genome shotgun sequence genome:
- the cd7al gene encoding cd7 antigen-like isoform X2 — protein sequence MTIHGIQYLACLWTLFITQTGFVCSDIQFLERHEGESVVLPCVIDKRNPSPFGVYLMRNWLKTSEVLFMHTESDVSADKRISVSGDPSSHSLNVTISQLRASDTDRYYCEFVANNPLDEDERTRGKTEFFLLVNADALGPVDIGLVETCAGGSAVLPCLPPHGEALAVEGVSLKRQRGRAPVEVLYHSKRHHGGSPPSSSLFPAERVHLSSAPGPRGITYNLTLQQLQPDDSALYSCELLLSGRPDTSTTLGRQTLFVSVQGQCGCSNYSTLLYALSAVVVLLLLLLILGFVVFHKGKARRSVKSHPPAPIYEEMTGMQPVSRKLPPRHLEETESSEYRNCSVKRSCNENHYESPIGALIPKSEP from the exons ATGACGATTCATGGGATCCAGTACCTGGCATGTCTGTGGACTCTGTTTATCACACAGACTGGATTTG TCTGCAGTGACATACAGTTCTTGGAGAGGCATGAGGGGGAATCTGTTGTTCTTCCCTGTGTAATTGACAAAAGAAACCCTTCGCCCTTTGGTGTCTACCTGATGCGCAACTGGCTGAAAACCAGTGAAGTGCTGTTCATGCACACCGAGAGCGACGTCAGTGCAGATAAGCGCATCAGTGTCAGTGGAGACCCGAGCAGCCACTCTCTGAATGTGACCATCTCTCAGCTAAGGGCCAGTGACACAGACCGCTACTACTGTGAGTTTGTTGCGAACAACCCTTTGGATGAAGACGAACGAACACGGGGAAAGACTGAATTCTTCCTTCTTGTTAATGCTG ATGCCCTTGGGCCAGTGGACATTGGCTTGGTGGAGACATGTGCTGGGGGCTCAGCCGTGCTCCCCTGCCTCCCCCCACACGGGGAGGCCTTGGCCGTGGAAGGGGTGAGTCTGAAGCGACAGAGGGGCCGGGCACCTGTGGAGGTGTTGTACCACTCAAAGCGTCACCACGGCGGCAGCCCTCCATCCTCCTCCCTATTCCCTGCTGAGAGGGTCCACCTGTCCTCGGCTCCCGGTCCCAGGGGCATCACCTACAACCTGAccctgcagcagctgcagccgGACGACAGCGCCCTGTACAGCTGCGAGCTGCTCCTCAGTGGCAGGCCAGACACCAGCACCACTCTAGGAAGACAAACACTCTTTGTTTCTGTGCAAG GTCAGTGTGGCTGCTCCAACTACTCCACTCTGCTATATGCTTTGTCAGCTGTAGtggttcttctcctcctcctcctcatccttgGATTTGTGGTGTTTCACAAA GGTAAAGCACGCCGCAGTGTCAAGTCACACCCTCCGGCACCCATTTACGAGGAGATGACCGGTATGCAGCCTGTCAGTCGAAAACTGCCTCCCCGCCATCTGGAGGAAACCGAGTCTTCAGAGTACAGAAACTGCTCTGTGAAGAGATCCTGTAATGAAAACCATTACGAAAGCCCCATTGGGGCTCTGATCCCCAAGAGTGAGCCTTAG
- the cd7al gene encoding cd7 antigen-like isoform X1, whose translation MTIHGIQYLACLWTLFITQTGFVCSDIQFLERHEGESVVLPCVIDKRNPSPFGVYLMRNWLKTSEVLFMHTESDVSADKRISVSGDPSSHSLNVTISQLRASDTDRYYCEFVANNPLDEDERTRGKTEFFLLVNADALGPVDIGLVETCAGGSAVLPCLPPHGEALAVEGVSLKRQRGRAPVEVLYHSKRHHGGSPPSSSLFPAERVHLSSAPGPRGITYNLTLQQLQPDDSALYSCELLLSGRPDTSTTLGRQTLFVSVQGGQCGCSNYSTLLYALSAVVVLLLLLLILGFVVFHKGKARRSVKSHPPAPIYEEMTGMQPVSRKLPPRHLEETESSEYRNCSVKRSCNENHYESPIGALIPKSEP comes from the exons ATGACGATTCATGGGATCCAGTACCTGGCATGTCTGTGGACTCTGTTTATCACACAGACTGGATTTG TCTGCAGTGACATACAGTTCTTGGAGAGGCATGAGGGGGAATCTGTTGTTCTTCCCTGTGTAATTGACAAAAGAAACCCTTCGCCCTTTGGTGTCTACCTGATGCGCAACTGGCTGAAAACCAGTGAAGTGCTGTTCATGCACACCGAGAGCGACGTCAGTGCAGATAAGCGCATCAGTGTCAGTGGAGACCCGAGCAGCCACTCTCTGAATGTGACCATCTCTCAGCTAAGGGCCAGTGACACAGACCGCTACTACTGTGAGTTTGTTGCGAACAACCCTTTGGATGAAGACGAACGAACACGGGGAAAGACTGAATTCTTCCTTCTTGTTAATGCTG ATGCCCTTGGGCCAGTGGACATTGGCTTGGTGGAGACATGTGCTGGGGGCTCAGCCGTGCTCCCCTGCCTCCCCCCACACGGGGAGGCCTTGGCCGTGGAAGGGGTGAGTCTGAAGCGACAGAGGGGCCGGGCACCTGTGGAGGTGTTGTACCACTCAAAGCGTCACCACGGCGGCAGCCCTCCATCCTCCTCCCTATTCCCTGCTGAGAGGGTCCACCTGTCCTCGGCTCCCGGTCCCAGGGGCATCACCTACAACCTGAccctgcagcagctgcagccgGACGACAGCGCCCTGTACAGCTGCGAGCTGCTCCTCAGTGGCAGGCCAGACACCAGCACCACTCTAGGAAGACAAACACTCTTTGTTTCTGTGCAAG GAGGTCAGTGTGGCTGCTCCAACTACTCCACTCTGCTATATGCTTTGTCAGCTGTAGtggttcttctcctcctcctcctcatccttgGATTTGTGGTGTTTCACAAA GGTAAAGCACGCCGCAGTGTCAAGTCACACCCTCCGGCACCCATTTACGAGGAGATGACCGGTATGCAGCCTGTCAGTCGAAAACTGCCTCCCCGCCATCTGGAGGAAACCGAGTCTTCAGAGTACAGAAACTGCTCTGTGAAGAGATCCTGTAATGAAAACCATTACGAAAGCCCCATTGGGGCTCTGATCCCCAAGAGTGAGCCTTAG